One window of Bacteroidota bacterium genomic DNA carries:
- a CDS encoding phosphatidylserine decarboxylase family protein: MIHREGYPTIGLTLLFSAAIIGATNYFTQNAALVLAADIISVVLLIIVLQFFRNPSRNTTINDRHILAPADGKVVVIEEVEEPEYFKDKRIQVSVFMSPINVHVNRFPIGGLVKYVKYHPGLYLVAWHPKSSTENERSTVVVELNSGKAILFRQIAGALARRIVYYCKEGDKAVQGAEFGFIKFGSRVDLFLPIGTKINVQLNQVVRGGETVIASFGEG; the protein is encoded by the coding sequence ATGATTCACCGCGAAGGGTACCCGACAATAGGATTAACACTTTTATTCAGCGCTGCCATTATTGGTGCAACAAATTACTTCACACAAAACGCTGCACTTGTTTTAGCAGCAGATATTATCTCTGTTGTGTTATTAATTATAGTGTTGCAATTTTTCCGTAATCCATCACGAAATACTACTATAAATGACAGACATATTCTTGCGCCGGCGGATGGAAAGGTAGTTGTAATAGAAGAAGTGGAAGAGCCTGAATATTTTAAAGATAAACGTATACAGGTTTCCGTTTTTATGTCACCCATAAATGTGCATGTGAATCGCTTTCCAATTGGCGGCCTTGTAAAATATGTAAAATATCATCCGGGACTTTACCTGGTTGCATGGCATCCCAAATCATCCACGGAAAACGAACGTTCTACGGTAGTTGTTGAGTTAAACAGCGGAAAGGCAATACTCTTCCGGCAAATAGCAGGAGCTTTAGCGAGACGAATTGTATATTACTGTAAAGAAGGTGATAAAGCGGTACAAGGAGCGGAGTTTGGCTTTATAAAATTCGGCTCCAGAGTAGATCTGTTTTTACCCATAGGCACTAAAATTAATGTACAATTAAACCAGGTTGTCAGGGGAGGCGAAACCGTAATTGCCTCATTTGGTGAGGGTTGA
- a CDS encoding phosphatidate cytidylyltransferase: protein MLQRAITGTIFVIILLGSVLFSAYSFAILFFVITMLGLWEFYTLTEKTDHQPQRITGLLLGVFLFLGILLNYSNTYSKFVLFPIALLLPILFSIFIIELYRKKEKTFGNIAYTILGVLYIALPFSLFTVIAFGTPVTFSTNSYAPSKILGILFILWSSDTGAYLSGKAFGKHKLFERISPKKTWEGTIGGGILALAVAYIVSMYFTVFNVMDWMVIALIIVVMGNLGDLVESLFKRTVDVKDSGTILPGHGGILDRFDSLIMSIPFIFIYIFFISTL from the coding sequence TTGCTCCAACGCGCCATCACCGGAACTATTTTTGTAATAATCCTGCTAGGATCAGTGCTGTTTAGTGCATATTCATTCGCTATCCTGTTTTTTGTAATTACCATGCTGGGCTTATGGGAATTCTATACCCTTACCGAAAAAACAGACCATCAGCCACAGCGGATAACAGGTTTATTACTGGGAGTGTTTTTGTTTTTGGGAATACTGTTAAATTACAGTAATACTTATAGCAAGTTTGTCCTATTTCCTATCGCGCTCCTCCTCCCTATCCTGTTCAGTATATTTATCATTGAGCTTTATCGAAAAAAAGAAAAAACTTTTGGCAATATCGCATATACAATACTGGGTGTACTATACATCGCCCTGCCATTTTCTTTATTTACTGTAATTGCATTTGGCACTCCTGTTACGTTCAGCACCAATAGCTATGCACCATCAAAGATCTTAGGTATCCTGTTCATCTTATGGAGCAGTGATACCGGCGCTTATTTATCCGGGAAAGCATTCGGAAAGCATAAATTATTTGAGCGCATCTCTCCTAAAAAAACATGGGAAGGAACGATTGGCGGCGGAATATTGGCCCTTGCAGTTGCATACATTGTATCGATGTATTTTACCGTATTTAATGTAATGGACTGGATGGTTATTGCCCTAATAATTGTTGTAATGGGCAACCTCGGCGACCTGGTTGAATCGTTATTTAAAAGAACTGTTGACGTAAAAGATTCGGGAACAATTTTACCCGGGCATGGCGGAATATTGGACAGGTTTGACAGCCTTATCATGTCAATACCATTTATTTTTATCTATATATTTTTTATATCCACTTTATGA